The following are encoded in a window of Mycobacteroides chelonae CCUG 47445 genomic DNA:
- a CDS encoding MAB_1171c family putative transporter, translated as MTSVFEDSAAAYSIAAVFSFGAVVVVAAAMLRSRVRPPASVALLLSFLFKGIAVTLATPPLYEKFDNLVGVHNMGRLVLNLSGGMAWTACVLTVITFWGESGPRAVQRARLWVGMAVAIGAALVLCWFVAPTSELPQDFYASHGNKPAWVLYMLIYLITYGLGALLITVKCLQYARFHDVAWLRRSMLLTAAGAAMCLLFCIMRAHSAIYGMITNDSYSWQRLAPLAATIGQILIVVGLAGPSFSQLVTSARQRIQAYRQHRQLEPLWTALYEGNAQIALAPPQAAIGDHNYRLYRRIVEIRDGLSAIRPYLTEDASTTSAARQIHSAIEQQRTAPQHDKTSGTKIIGERTGANRKEELNWLLDVARELQKINRQHTPATPAPDLVSSSSGQTSS; from the coding sequence GTGACCTCAGTTTTTGAAGACTCCGCCGCGGCGTATTCGATAGCGGCCGTCTTCAGCTTTGGCGCCGTGGTTGTGGTTGCCGCCGCGATGCTGCGTTCCCGGGTCCGTCCACCCGCCTCGGTGGCACTGTTGTTGTCATTCCTCTTCAAGGGCATTGCCGTCACGTTGGCGACTCCACCGCTCTACGAGAAGTTCGACAACTTGGTCGGCGTGCACAACATGGGCCGGCTCGTCTTGAACCTCTCGGGCGGCATGGCGTGGACCGCATGCGTTCTCACCGTCATCACCTTCTGGGGTGAATCCGGTCCCCGTGCCGTGCAGCGCGCACGGCTCTGGGTCGGCATGGCAGTAGCCATCGGCGCCGCGCTGGTTCTCTGCTGGTTTGTGGCACCGACTTCCGAACTGCCACAGGACTTCTACGCCTCGCACGGCAACAAGCCCGCCTGGGTGCTCTACATGCTGATCTATCTGATCACCTACGGCCTGGGCGCCCTCCTGATCACCGTCAAATGCCTGCAGTACGCCCGTTTTCACGATGTGGCGTGGCTGCGACGCAGCATGCTGCTCACCGCGGCCGGAGCCGCCATGTGCCTGTTGTTCTGCATCATGCGGGCACACTCGGCCATCTACGGCATGATCACCAACGACAGCTACTCCTGGCAGCGTCTGGCCCCTCTGGCCGCCACCATCGGGCAGATCCTCATCGTGGTAGGCCTTGCCGGACCGTCCTTCTCACAGCTGGTCACGTCCGCACGCCAACGCATCCAGGCCTACCGGCAGCACCGTCAACTCGAGCCGCTGTGGACCGCGCTGTATGAGGGCAACGCCCAGATCGCACTGGCACCACCGCAGGCCGCCATCGGCGATCACAATTACCGGCTCTACCGCAGAATCGTCGAGATCCGCGATGGCCTGAGCGCCATCCGCCCCTACCTCACCGAAGACGCGTCCACCACATCCGCGGCGCGCCAAATTCATTCGGCCATCGAACAACAGCGCACCGCACCGCAGCACGACAAGACCTCCGGCACCAAGATCATCGGCGAACGTACGGGTGCCAACCGCAAGGAAGAACTGAACTGGCTCCTGGACGTCGCCCGGGAGCTGCAGAAGATCAACCGCCAACACACGCCTGCGACGCCGGCACCGGACTTGGTTTCTTCGTCGTCCGGGCAGACGAGCTCGTAA
- a CDS encoding ImmA/IrrE family metallo-endopeptidase: MPKMRCVTTDLRSTRELQAIHKQCTRKLADLGLDTLTTVEDIRARASELSERDIQLVPYALSGSGVHGLLVRTDATDYVVYDSDTTTMHREHIILHELSHVMCGHTSSSKRELAEVLCRETYLDDQEVEAEMLASMMGQRVSPDSHRPIPVTNANLRRILASLVLEGSPAAP, encoded by the coding sequence ATGCCGAAGATGCGTTGTGTCACAACCGATCTACGGTCCACTCGCGAACTTCAGGCTATCCACAAGCAGTGCACCCGCAAGCTGGCGGACCTGGGTCTGGACACACTCACGACCGTCGAGGACATCCGCGCCCGCGCCAGTGAACTCAGCGAGCGCGACATCCAGCTGGTGCCCTACGCGCTCTCCGGCAGCGGCGTGCACGGCCTACTGGTCCGCACCGATGCCACCGACTACGTGGTGTACGACAGCGACACCACCACCATGCATCGCGAGCACATCATCCTGCACGAGCTGAGCCATGTGATGTGTGGACACACCAGTTCAAGCAAGCGTGAACTGGCCGAAGTCCTGTGTCGCGAGACCTATCTCGACGACCAGGAGGTCGAGGCAGAAATGCTCGCCTCCATGATGGGGCAGCGCGTCAGTCCCGACAGCCACCGCCCCATTCCCGTCACGAACGCCAACCTGCGGCGCATCCTGGCATCACTCGTGCTGGAAGGCTCACCGGCGGCACCGTGA